The sequence GTAAACTTAGCCACAGTGAAGTCCAGTTGGGAGGGACTACGATCCGTTTAGAAAATTTACACAGATGGAAATCATACTGTCGAACACTTTTATATGTTCGtttctatatttatatttatttctaaaaaactataatatacaaataaaactttaattaagTTTTGAACAGAGATTACTATTTTTAACAGGAATTTCCCATATGAATATTAAAATTTGTTCAGTTTtagaatatatttactttactAGCGAGTAGTTTCAACTCAAACTTATTAGATTTATCAAAACATCTTTGAAGAAAGTAACGTTTTTATCGTTTCTAGGTAAAATAACCTTTCATTTGTAATCCTTTTAAGTTGAGTTCTTAAACTCCGAGCATCTAATatagttaaagaaaatggCTCGAAATAAAATCAGTTACTGGTCATTACggttattaaaaattatacaaatacCCCTTTAAAAATCTGGTGATGAACAGTAATAAAATACGATACATTGTAATTTTTGTACGTAGTtaaggtggaaaaaagttttaaaaagtTTCTGATAAATTAAAAGATATTGGTAAAGAGTAAAATTCATAGCCTTAGATtagatttataaaataaatatattatgtTTTTCCAAAAACCGTTACAGACAACAGTTAAAAGTACATGTAGAAATGTCTCTTAAAAATGTAcctaaaatgaaaatattaaatgaaagACCCTTACAAGATAAAAGGTTTGCTCCTGTAAGTtacaattaataaatattataataaatataaatattatgtttttttaaaaaatccttTTAGTAGAGAACagtttaaatgtattattttaaCTAAAAAGCGTACCTAAAATAATATAGATATCTGAAACCCCCTAGCTAGATCGGTAGAAGGTTATTCATATAAGTAACAAATTGTTAGCATTATAAtctattgtttttaaaatatcttcTTCAAAGACAACGGTTCAAACTACCCGTATTATTACACCTAAATTGTACCtaactaaaaataataattaaaaatccCTGGCTAGATCAACTTGTCCCAACTTATAAGCCCCATCCTAGGTAGGCAATATCCTTATGGATGAACTCACCTCCTGTGTGATGTCCAGTTCGTGGCGCGTGTTGTCGTAGAGCGTCTCCAGCTCCTCGCACTTGTGCTGCAGGGCGGACTTCTCCTCCAACAGGGACAGTCCATACTGGGCGGACTGAGCGCTGGCCGAGGATACCTGGTCCAGTTCGCGGGTGAGGCGCTCCACCTCCATTTGCAGATCCTGCACTGATTGGGCCTGCGACGAGCCATTATCCGTGCTGCTGGGACTGGACATGATGGATGGATATCCCTTGAAGTGGGGGGAGTTGGGGGTGGTGGACGGTACAGCTGCCCGTGGGCGTGGCAGGTTTTGCTCGTTGTTTCTGTCCTGGGCGGAATCTTTTCGATACTTTTTTAATTTGGAGGGAAATCGATAGAAGTCGATTTGTTTATGTCGTACGtattttttgttgtatttttgtgtgttttttatCGGAACCCCACTCACACACAACTCCACTCGCGGTGTGCTTTTCGTAGTGTGCGTGCGTTTCACCTTTTCTCTTttccgtgtgtgtgtgtgttaggAATGGTATTCGTATTCGTGTAGATTTTCTGCTCTTTTTCTCTCCTCAGCCCGCAAAAATTACTAAATTAAACAGCACTTAATGGCCAATTAACCGTGTGCTTTTAACGGCAAATAATTTTGCACAactataaatatatgtaaatcacacacacacactagcGCACTCCCACACGCACACAGTGGCGCTTAAAAAACAGTTGGCAGCAGAAAATCAAAATTGCAGCACAGGAAGTTGTTTCAATTAACTCGAAAAGAAACAGTCAAAATGACATCACACAATTTCCCCTTTCCTTTCGTTCGCTGGCGAAGTGGGagtttttcccattttccctgCGCTTTCCCCTTGTCGCCAGCCTTTGGCGTATTTTCGTTGCACAATTGCGGCGCTGACGGTTGAGTTATTAGTTTTAATCGGTCTTTCGATGGAGGCGAAATTTTCAAGCAagtgcaaaaacaaaaatttaatcCGCAATCACGTCGATTCTTGGCAATGTTTGTGACGGAATTTGAGTGCGACCGCACTCGAAAGTTTCGAAAATGCTGTGGTTAAAGAAGACACAATGAAAGCCCTAAAAAATGCCTTCATCCGAGACATAAACCTTGCAGTATATAACTCGACTCCACTGGCTCATATTTTAAATTCCGCACCTTATTTTTCTCAGAAAAAgaaaacttatttttatttggtgGTGTATCTAAGCTTATGTTTATTTTGCCAGTTCTTAAAGCTCCTATGTAGGCACAGTTAGAAATACAACCCAACTTTTTCACATTAGAGTACATTTTAATGACGATCCCATTTGCTGTTCACCTTTTGTTGTGGTGATAATAAAAGTATATTAAATACGAATAATTATTCAGCAACACGTCATTCCTTTTGACACCCTTAACGACTGCACAGTACTTGAAACACACAGATCAAGTAACACAGATATAAAATTAACTCACCTCTTTATACATTTGAAAATCTCCAGAAAATATTCCTTTTAAAATCAGCTAACCTACTTCAATTACTTTAAATTGTCGACAAAAACTAGTTATTAAAAAAACGGTAAGTATTACTGTATTCCGGCCGAAAGTCCCAGCAACTTTGGTCGGATTTCTCCTAAGTTTTGACCTTTGGGCTACAgtgtataataaataaataataaattattattaagaaAAAGTGGTTAGGAAATTCAAAGGTTTGTTATAAATACTTTAATTTCTAAGTAACTGAATTAGAAGACATAACGTAAATACAAATCGAAAACATAGTTCAAAAACTAGAaaaccatttataaaaaataatattcgaTAACAAAAGTACCTGTTTCGATAGACATTGGCAAGGCCACACTGAAATTCTGACAGCTATAATTTCACACTCACATTTCGCCTAATCACATTTACTTTTTAACTTGCCAGTCGAATTTGAGGAAACTACTACAACCAGAGACAAAATGCCGGACGCAGTGCAGCAGAGTTTCGTGCGTAGCTTCATCGACTACCTGAAGAAGCAGGTGGACGTCATGTCGCCGGACCAGAGCGAAAGTATCGAGGTGGCGATCCAGTGCCTACAGGCGGCCTTTGACGTGGGCGATGTGGAGGCGGCGCAGGACGCCGCTGGCCAGGAGCAGGCCACCACACAGAGCAGCACATCGAGTGCACCAGGCGGCGATGCGCTGGCCAGCGGGAGCGCCGGCCTCGCCCCCAAAAACATCGACATGTTCGAGCTCTTCCAATCGCTGTATATCGAACGCAATCCGGAATCCCTGGCCCTGGCCGATTCCATCAAGAACGAGGGTAACCGGCTGATGAAGGAGTGCAAGTACAACGAGGCCCTGCTGCAGTACAATCGGGCCATCGCCTTCGATCCCAAGAACCCGATCTTCTACTGTAACCGGGCCGCGGCCCACATTCGACTGGGCGACAACGAGCGCGCCGTCACGGATTGCAAGTCCGCCCTGCTgtacaacaacaactacagcaAGGCGTACTGCCGTCTGGGCGTCGCGTACTCCAACATGGGTAAGTTCGCGGAGGCGGAGCAGGCCTACGGCAAGGCCATCGAGTTGGAACCGGAAAATCCGGACTACAGGAACAACCTGGAGGTGGCCAGGAATGCCAGAAATCAGCCACCGCAGTTGTCGCATCTCACAGACGGCCTAAACGCCATGCTGGCCAATCCCACGGTGAGGAATCTGTTCAGCAGCGCCGAGATCGACTTGGAGCAGCTACAGTCGATGACCCAGAACCCGATGGTTATGAATACGATTGGGCAGCTGTTCGCCAACATGGGCCAGCCAAATGCTGGTGGAGCCGCTCCCGGTGCCGGTGGCGCCCCTGGAGCTCCAGGCGGTGCTCCACCGCAGATCCCGGCCATGCCCAACGACATGCTGCAGCTGTTCCAGAGCTTCGCCAGTCAACTGGTGGGCGCCCAACAGCCTGGCGGTGGACCCAATCCCAATGCCAATCCTGGCAACGGACAACAGCCGGGAAATCAACCTCCGCCAAGCATCTAGTGGGCTGGCAATCCGAGCCAGAACCGGCGACAACACATACACACAGATTAAGTTTTTAAGCTGAAACTATAATTACTGtatttttaatgtttaaaaGGCTTCTATTAcgcatatacatatatatatatttttattaatggtaataaatatatacatgcAAAACGCTGCGAGCCTTGCAAGTGCAATTTTTCACTGTTCTGATCAATTTTTCCATGGGATTACATAATACTCCATGTTACAGAAAACTTTCTACTGCTTAGGATAAGTAAATATATTGATGAAATACAGCAGATATATTAGCAATTTATACTGGCATCGACCGGAAGACCACAATTTCATAGGTTCATTTCCATCTTATCGGTTTGTTAGTAAAACACGTATTCAAGTGCTTGTATTTTAATGTTGCTTTTATTGAATTCAAGAAATGTATGCTTTTTTGTGTGATTTTTGCTGACTCGCATCTCTACGTGGTACAATTGTTGATTTGATTACAtgttaaataaaaactaataGGTTAAAAACTTGATTTCAAACACTTTGTTTGAAAATCATTTTCTTCAAATCGGAAAACTAATTTTCATCCCGATTTGGAACTTTCTTTATAGATTGATATTGCAGAGTTCGTTCAACTGGTTATCGTTATAATCTTATATTTATGCAATTGACAGAATCGAAAGTGGGGCGTGATGTACAATCAAAACGATGCCAGCGCCCTTTGTTTCGAAAAACGTATGAGAAGAGGGCGAGGCAAAGGTTTAGAAAATTTCACGCGAATTGTGGCAAAGACATTTTTCacgaaaataataaaagcaaTGCGTGAGTGTATGAGAAGAATGATTGATCAATGTTGCATTTACTTTCCATGAGAATAAATTGCGCTGAAAAGAGACGAAAGGGAGAAAGTTAATGGGAAATTGGATGTCATACTCACCGTCAATCTCTGGGAAAATTAGATTCTCTTGTTTCCGTTTAATTGTATACTTGCTTGGTTGCAGCATCATTTAAGTTTTGTTTATTCTGCACGAATCCAATCTCTggtagttttttttttgttatgttTACGGACTAGGGACAAACCATTCAAGTGAAGTACTCGCTGCTGCTTTTCTGTTTCTCTAATTTGATTACTTAGTATTTGTTGAATCGCCGATTTCTGTAGCCTCCTCCtccaccgccgccgccgccgccaccaccaccgcgTTGTCTCGTCCGATTGTTGTTGCCGTAGTTCTGATTCACCTTGTTTGAGTATTTTCCAGACGGCGGCGAGTAGAACTTCTGGTCGTTGGATGGTCGCGCCTTCTTCTCTGGCTCCTGATCCTTTTCCTTGCCGTTGGCAGCTGCTTTTTCTCCAAAAGTAATGGGTGCGTGGCGCTTGCCAAGCTTGTTCTTATAATTCAAAAGGATTCGCTTGTTAATATAAATTTCATAAAGGAAAATGGTActatatacatacattttttggcaCAATCCAGGAGAGCACAATATCATGTTTGAATATTGGCGGTGAGTGGAATAGATCCCGTATCAGTACGTTGATATTCGATGTAGTCTTCAGTGCTGTCTGCTTTAATTGGTTCTCCTCTGTCTTTAATTCCTCCCCAGTCTTTCCCTTCAGCGCCTCCTCCAGCTTCTTAATATAACTGAAAGGTAAATAACGAAATAAATTATGTGATCAGTGACTTGCTTTCTGTAGACCTACCCCTGTGTTCCCCTAGCCAGATATTGCAATCTGGCTCGAAAGTCCTTTAACTTCTCCGCATCCTCGACGAAACTTAAACTATTTGGATGATTCTTTCCCAGCGTGTGTAGAGCGTACAGTAAGCACTCGGCGTGCGAGAACTGAAACGATGGCGGTGTATCTCCCAGATCCTCATCGCTCAACTTGGGCAAAGGCATGTATTCCTGAAAAAACCAAATCAAGGTTATAACTTGGTTTATCGCATAATTCGCGAGGTAAACTCACCAGTAATACATGGTAGACTGCATTAATGCGTTCGCTGGCATTGTCCAGCTTGTCTGTGTAGGTTATCATCTCGGCGAATACCTTCAGTAGTCTGAGTTGAATTTGATCTTGCGACACTGCAGTGGCGATCATGTTCCAGGTCTTGATGGGCAGCAGTTTATCGCAAACATGGGCCACAAAGGCCGTTGATTTTATGGTTTTCTATATAAATAGTAGAGATTAGATTGGCAAGTTCGCTAAAATTGATCCCCGGGTTTCAGGAACTTACCGAAAAGTATGGCGCCGCTGCAGTGGCACACTGTATAAATCGTTCCACGACCTCATCATCTACGGCAATGATGTCCGTGTCTGTGTTATTGAGCTCCGCCTGTTCCGTGGCCAGCTTGACGAGTTCGGCGTGTCCAGTGATGGTGCTTCCTAGTTTGGTGGCGCCCAGGATCGTCATGCATAGATGAAACTCGTCAGCAGTGACGTCCTGCAGGGCCTTCTTGATCTCCTCTACAATGTAATCCTCGATTTCCTTGGTCAAGACAGTTGGGCCCATGGTCAGCAGCTTGGTGGCAATGAATTTGAGGCATCGCTCCCTTGTCGTCTCATCCCCGGTGGTGATCTGTTGGAACAATCCGGTGACGGCGCTCTTGGTGTCCAGTTTAATGACGGCCAGGAGCGAGTTGTTGACCTGCTGCAGTTCAGTGGCATCGTCGAGGATCAGCAGCTGGGCCAAAGTGTCGCCCACTCGGATGGTGGCGTCAGCGTTTCCCTGACAGAGTTTTGGAAGATCCTTGATGGCCTGGCGGCGGATCTGAAGGAAAGATGGGTGGTTAATTTAAGTGGTATTTCAAAAAAAAGAACGCGATAAGGTATCATATTGGTAGTAAGGTTGATAAGAATGTTATTTTAACTAGAAACCTGAGTTAG is a genomic window of Drosophila suzukii chromosome 2L, CBGP_Dsuzu_IsoJpt1.0, whole genome shotgun sequence containing:
- the Sgt gene encoding small glutamine-rich tetratricopeptide repeat-containing protein beta, which codes for MPDAVQQSFVRSFIDYLKKQVDVMSPDQSESIEVAIQCLQAAFDVGDVEAAQDAAGQEQATTQSSTSSAPGGDALASGSAGLAPKNIDMFELFQSLYIERNPESLALADSIKNEGNRLMKECKYNEALLQYNRAIAFDPKNPIFYCNRAAAHIRLGDNERAVTDCKSALLYNNNYSKAYCRLGVAYSNMGKFAEAEQAYGKAIELEPENPDYRNNLEVARNARNQPPQLSHLTDGLNAMLANPTVRNLFSSAEIDLEQLQSMTQNPMVMNTIGQLFANMGQPNAGGAAPGAGGAPGAPGGAPPQIPAMPNDMLQLFQSFASQLVGAQQPGGGPNPNANPGNGQQPGNQPPPSI
- the cass gene encoding apoptosis inhibitor 5 homolog — encoded protein: MDNIERLYKCYEILSEAGDKISEHVEEYKEILKAVKGSSKEKRLASQFIGNFFKHFPDLADTAIDAQFDLCEDDDTQIRRQAIKDLPKLCQGNADATIRVGDTLAQLLILDDATELQQVNNSLLAVIKLDTKSAVTGLFQQITTGDETTRERCLKFIATKLLTMGPTVLTKEIEDYIVEEIKKALQDVTADEFHLCMTILGATKLGSTITGHAELVKLATEQAELNNTDTDIIAVDDEVVERFIQCATAAAPYFSKTIKSTAFVAHVCDKLLPIKTWNMIATAVSQDQIQLRLLKVFAEMITYTDKLDNASERINAVYHVLLEYMPLPKLSDEDLGDTPPSFQFSHAECLLYALHTLGKNHPNSLSFVEDAEKLKDFRARLQYLARGTQGYIKKLEEALKGKTGEELKTEENQLKQTALKTTSNINVLIRDLFHSPPIFKHDIVLSWIVPKNNKLGKRHAPITFGEKAAANGKEKDQEPEKKARPSNDQKFYSPPSGKYSNKVNQNYGNNNRTRQRGGGGGGGGGGGGGYRNRRFNKY